The DNA window CAAATCCCAGATTGCTTTCGTTGGTGAGCACCTCAATGCGGACCAAATCATTTCCTTTGACCCGGGACAAGTACTCCTTGGTCGGCGCCTCACTCCCGTTATCCACGATCATCAAGCGGATCGGCACGGTGGTGTTTTTGAGAATGCTCTCCACACAGGGTTGTAGCAGCTCCAACTGATTCCAGGTCAAAAGCACCACATCGCAAACAGGACTAAAATCACCGGGTGATGGACTAGCCACGGGTCAAACCTTTTTCTTTGAGCTCGGCTTCGGCCCGGTCCACCAAATCCACGGCTCGCACATCCTCCGCCCACTCCACAAGCTCCTTCAGACCTTCCTCCAAATTCCGGGTCGGCTTGAAACCCAGAGCCCGGAGCTTCGAGGCATCCGAAACACAATGCCGGATATCCCCGGCGCGGAATCGAGCGGCAATCTCCGGCTTGACTTCCCGGCCGTAAAGCTTGGCCAAGGTCTCGGCTATCTGCAACACTGTGGTGGGCGCCCCTGTTCCCACATTAAAGGCCTGGTAATTGGCCCGCTCCTCGCGCATGACCAGCAAGTTGGCCTGCACAATATCACGAACATGCACAAAGTCGCGGCTCTGATGTCCGTCCTCATTGACGATGGGAGGATTGTCGTTCTTGATTCGGGATGAAAAAATCGCGCAGACTCCGGTGTAAGGGTTGGACAGAGACTGACGCGGCCCGTACACATTAAAGTACCGCAGCGCCACAGTCGGAATATTGTAAGCACGGCCCACAATCAGACAAAGCTCTTCCTGATCCTTCTTGGAAACTGCGTAGACCGAGGTCGGCTGGAGCGGTTTCTCCTCCGGAGTGGGCACCGGCTTAACCCGAGTCTTCCCGTCCTGTGCCAGCATCTCCCAAATACCCTGCTTCATCTGTTCCTCATCGCGCAGCATAGGATAATAGGGTTTTCCATCCGCAGTTTCATAGGCGCCTTCACCGTAAATACTCAT is part of the Candidatus Omnitrophota bacterium genome and encodes:
- a CDS encoding NAD-dependent epimerase/dehydratase family protein yields the protein MSRVLVTGGAGFIGSHLVDALVEEGHEVRILDNLDPQVHTEGKPGYLNPEAEFVQGDVRKRDDLRLALKGIEYVYHQAALVGVGQSMYRIEDYVDVNTRATATLLDLIVNEKIPLKKLMVASSMSIYGEGAYETADGKPYYPMLRDEEQMKQGIWEMLAQDGKTRVKPVPTPEEKPLQPTSVYAVSKKDQEELCLIVGRAYNIPTVALRYFNVYGPRQSLSNPYTGVCAIFSSRIKNDNPPIVNEDGHQSRDFVHVRDIVQANLLVMREERANYQAFNVGTGAPTTVLQIAETLAKLYGREVKPEIAARFRAGDIRHCVSDASKLRALGFKPTRNLEEGLKELVEWAEDVRAVDLVDRAEAELKEKGLTRG